Proteins from one Bactrocera neohumeralis isolate Rockhampton chromosome 3, APGP_CSIRO_Bneo_wtdbg2-racon-allhic-juicebox.fasta_v2, whole genome shotgun sequence genomic window:
- the LOC126753391 gene encoding ficolin-1-like: MFRCTFIILLYCIIVFQIRFCYFQESSESSKPCACICDSAMQVGVVEDNLVDENPSTTEQAPVNRPLSCMEATAATSKSGVYKIQIPQLKLSSVDVYCDNDTDGGGWLVFQRRVTYEENFYRDWESYKNGFGNVSKNFWFGLEKLHVLTSSCEQEMYIKLRKRTDEEFYAKYTQFRIASESESYALKELGSYSGTAGESLIKGHLGMKFSAIDRDNDLHKKHCAESFRGGWWFNDCYFSNLNGLYLATKRHGINWNSVENEVPLAFSEMMMRPKQTCWRQLMKQNSNRVV, encoded by the exons ATGTTTCGCtgtacttttattattttgctgtATTGTATTATAGTTTTCCAGATCAGATTTTGCTACTTTCAGGAAAGTTCAGAATCAAGTAAACCGTGCGCTTGCATTTGCGATTCTGCTATGCAAGTCGGCGTTGTTGAAGATAATCTCGTTGACGAAAATCCTTCAACCACGGAACA GGCACCAGTAAACAGACCGCTAAGTTGTATGGAAGCAACAGCTGCAACCTCTAAGAGTGGTGTTTATAAAATTCAGATACCGCAGCTTAAACTCTCCAGTGTGGATGTGTATTGTGATAACGACACTGATGGCGGCGGATGGTTGGTTTTTCAACGGCGTGTAACTTATGAGGAGAATTTTTATAGAGATTGGGAGAGCTACAAAAATGGATTTGGCAACGTTAGCAAAAACTTCTGGTTCGGTTTGGAAAAATTGCACGTGCTTACTAGTAGCTGCGAACAAGAgatgtatattaaattaagaaaaaggaCTGACGaagaattttatgcaaaatatacaCAGTTTCGTATTGCTTCCGAGTCAGAAAGCTATGCTTTAAAGGAATTGGGTAGCTATAGCGGCACTGCTGGTGAGTCCTTAATTAAAGGACATCTGGGAATGAAATTCTCAGCGATTGATCGTGATAATGATTTACATAAAAAGCATTGTGCGGAATCTTTTAGAGGTGGTTGGTGGTTTAACGATTGCTATTTTAG TAACCTGAATGGGCTTTACCTTGCAACCAAACGACATGGTATAAACTGGAATTCCGTTGAAAATGAGGTGCCTTTAGCATTTTCGGAAATGATGATGCGACCAAAACAAACTTGCTGGAGACaattaatgaaacaaaattcaaatcgagttgtttaa
- the LOC126753390 gene encoding LOW QUALITY PROTEIN: fibrinogen C domain-containing protein 1-like (The sequence of the model RefSeq protein was modified relative to this genomic sequence to represent the inferred CDS: inserted 1 base in 1 codon), protein MFRFTFIIWLYCILHFQIRFCHTQDNSECGCICNSGVKVGVVEDNGIEDRSSEVSNDTKNSEAEKQPTKTSEKENPSTTEQGPVKRPLSCMEATAAISKSGVYKIQIPQLKLPSVDVYCEDDTDGGGWLVFQRRVTFEEDFFRDWESYKNGFGNVSTNFWFGLEXLHVLTSSCEHEMYIKLRKRTDPKYVFYARYAKFLIGSESEGYALKELSDYSGTAGDALIKVHLGMKFSTIDRDNDLSDKNCAYNYRGGWWHNNCLVSNLNGLFLEILNVGVYWKSLIDEPLAFSEMMIRPKQTCWRQLMQKIFN, encoded by the exons ATGTTTCGCTTTACTTTTATCATTTGGCTGTATTGTATTTTACATTTCCAGATCAGATTTTGCCACACTCAGGATAATTCAGAATGCGGTTGCATTTGCAATTCTGGTGTGAAAGTCGGTGTCGTTGAAGACAATGGCATTGAAGATCGAAGTAGTGAAGTTAGCAACGATACTAAAAATTCGGAAGCCGAAAAGCAGCCCACAAAAACTTCGGAAAAGGAAAATCCTTCAACTACGGAACA gGGCCCAGTAAAAAGACCGTTAAGTTGTATGGAAGCAACAGCTGCAATCTCTAAGAGTGGTGTTTATAAAATTCAGATACCGCAGCTTAAACTCCCCAGTGTGGATGTGTATTGTGAGGATGACACTGATGGCGGCGGATGGTTGGTTTTTCAACGGCGTGTAACTTttgaagaagatttttttaGAGATTGGGAGAGCTACAAAAATGGATTTGGCAACGTTAGCACAAACTTTTggttcggtttgg aattgcACGTGCTTACTAGTAGCTGCGAACACGAgatgtatattaaattaagaaaaaggaCTGACCCAAAATACGTATTCTATGCTAGATATGCAAAGTTTCTTATTGGTTCCGAGTCAGAAGGCTATGCTTTGAAGGAATTGAGTGATTATAGCGGCACTGCTGGTGATGCCTTAATTAAAGTACATCTGGGAATGAAATTTTCAACGATTGATCGTGATAATGATCTGAGTGACAAAAATTGTGCATATAATTATAGAGGTGGTTGGTGGCATAATAATTGCCTCgttag tAACCTGAATGGACTCTTCCTTGAAATCCTTAACGTTGGTGTATACTGGAAGAGCCTAATAGACGAACCTTTAGCATTTTCGGAAATGATGATACGACCAAAACAAACTTGCTGGAGACAATTAAtgcagaaaatttttaattga